One part of the Streptomyces ferrugineus genome encodes these proteins:
- a CDS encoding glycosyltransferase family 4 protein, translated as MTPVSSHSPHGQSSLRTVQVLGGGNAGSSAHVRSLASGLVARGVRVTVCAPVEADHLYDFTGAGAEHVHVPRSSDPASVATLRAVCADADLVHAHGLHASFRAVLALSGRRTPLVVTWHDRAHAEGARAHLVRLLERRVVKAASVVLGTTSALVDRARRTGARDARLAAVALPGRRRPVEQDDSDRLRPKVRAELGSTGRPLLIAVGSLERHRGYDVLLDASRAWRRLDPVPLVVIAGEGALRADLQRRIEDEELPVRLIGRRDDVSELLAAADIALLPSSWESRSLLAQEALHARVPLVATDVGGLPELLGDAAELVPYGDPDALADAVVRLLGDPERQDFLRERGVRQAATWPTEDETVAQVLSVYDELTQPQPMI; from the coding sequence GTGACCCCCGTGAGCAGCCACTCACCGCACGGCCAGTCGTCGCTGCGCACCGTGCAGGTGCTGGGCGGCGGCAACGCCGGCAGTAGCGCGCATGTGCGATCGCTGGCCTCGGGGCTGGTGGCGCGGGGCGTGCGGGTCACGGTGTGCGCCCCCGTCGAGGCCGATCACCTCTACGACTTCACGGGTGCCGGCGCCGAACATGTGCATGTGCCGCGCAGCAGCGATCCCGCCTCCGTGGCCACGCTGCGGGCGGTGTGCGCGGACGCCGACCTCGTGCACGCGCACGGGCTGCACGCCTCCTTCCGCGCGGTGCTGGCACTGAGCGGGCGGCGCACCCCGCTCGTCGTCACCTGGCACGACCGGGCCCACGCCGAGGGCGCCCGCGCCCATCTCGTGCGGCTGTTGGAGCGGCGGGTCGTCAAGGCCGCCTCCGTCGTCCTCGGAACCACCTCGGCCCTGGTCGACCGGGCCCGCAGGACCGGTGCCCGGGACGCACGGCTCGCCGCCGTCGCGCTGCCCGGCCGGCGCCGCCCCGTCGAGCAGGACGACTCCGACCGGCTGCGGCCCAAGGTGCGCGCCGAACTCGGCTCCACCGGGCGGCCGTTGCTCATCGCCGTCGGCTCGCTGGAGCGGCATCGCGGATACGACGTGCTGCTCGACGCCTCGCGCGCGTGGCGCCGGCTCGATCCCGTGCCGCTGGTGGTGATCGCGGGGGAGGGGGCGCTACGGGCCGACCTTCAGCGCCGTATCGAGGACGAGGAGCTGCCCGTGCGGCTCATCGGGCGGCGCGACGACGTCAGCGAACTCCTCGCCGCCGCCGACATCGCGCTGCTGCCCAGCAGTTGGGAGTCGCGGTCCCTCCTCGCGCAGGAGGCCCTCCACGCGCGCGTGCCGCTCGTCGCCACCGACGTGGGAGGCCTGCCGGAACTCCTCGGCGACGCCGCCGAACTCGTCCCGTACGGCGACCCGGACGCCCTCGCCGACGCCGTCGTACGCCTGCTCGGCGACCCCGAGCGACAGGACTTCCTGCGGGAGCGGGGTGTGCGGCAGGCGGCGACCTGGCCGACCGAGGACGAGACCGTGGCCCAAGTGCTCAGTGTCTACGACGAGTTGACGCAGCCGCAGCCCATGATCTAG
- a CDS encoding NAD kinase, producing MMQNRARTVFLLAHTGRPAAIRSAELVVKGLLRSGIGVRVLEAEAEDLPLPDEVKLVKEATPQCLDGCELLIVLGGDGTLLRGAEFARASGVPMLGVNLGRVGFLAEAERDDLDKVVDRVVTKAYEVEERMTVDVVVHQNGDIVHTDWALNEAAVQKAGAEKLLEVVLEIDGRPVTGFGCDGIVLSTPTGSTAYAFSAGGPVVWPEVEALLMVPISAHALFAKPLVTSPDSVLAVEVLPHIPPGVLWCDGRRTIELPPGARVEVRRGAVPVRLARLHHASFTDRLVAKFALPVSGWRGAPH from the coding sequence TTGATGCAGAACCGAGCTCGTACTGTTTTTCTCCTCGCCCACACGGGGCGGCCGGCGGCGATTCGCAGCGCCGAGCTGGTGGTCAAGGGACTGCTGCGGTCGGGGATCGGCGTGCGGGTGCTGGAGGCGGAGGCCGAGGACCTGCCGCTGCCTGACGAGGTGAAACTCGTCAAGGAGGCGACGCCGCAGTGCCTCGACGGGTGCGAACTGCTCATCGTGCTGGGCGGCGACGGCACGCTGCTGAGGGGCGCCGAGTTCGCCCGGGCGTCCGGGGTGCCGATGCTGGGCGTGAACCTCGGGCGGGTCGGGTTCCTCGCGGAGGCCGAGCGGGACGATCTCGACAAGGTCGTCGACCGGGTCGTGACCAAGGCGTACGAGGTCGAGGAGCGGATGACCGTCGATGTCGTCGTGCATCAGAACGGCGACATCGTGCACACGGACTGGGCGCTGAACGAGGCGGCCGTGCAGAAGGCCGGGGCCGAGAAGCTCCTCGAGGTCGTGCTGGAGATCGACGGGCGCCCGGTGACCGGGTTCGGGTGCGACGGGATCGTGCTGTCCACCCCCACCGGGTCCACGGCCTACGCCTTCTCCGCGGGCGGGCCCGTGGTGTGGCCCGAGGTCGAGGCGCTGCTGATGGTGCCGATCAGCGCGCATGCGTTGTTCGCCAAGCCGTTGGTGACGTCGCCGGACTCCGTGCTGGCGGTGGAGGTGCTGCCGCACATCCCGCCGGGGGTGCTGTGGTGTGACGGGCGGCGGACCATCGAGCTGCCGCCGGGGGCGCGGGTCGAGGTGCGGCGGGGGGCCGTGCCGGTGCGACTGGCTCGGTTGCATCACGCCTCGTTCACGGACCGGCTGGTGGCGAAGTTCGCGCTGCCGGTCTCCGGATGGCGGGGCGCGCCTCATTAG
- a CDS encoding TlyA family RNA methyltransferase, whose product MAGVARRRLDAELVRRKLARSREHASQLIAAGRVTVGKTVATKPATQVETAAAIVVQADDSDPEYVSRGGHKLAGALEVFVPQGLAVEGRRALDAGASTGGFTDVLLRSGAAHVVAVDVGYGQLAWSLQSDERVTVKDRTNVRELTLEAIDGEPVDLVVGDLSFIPLGLVLPALVRCVKPDADLVMMVKPQFEVGKERLGSGGVVRSPQLRAEAVRGVAEKAWELGLGVKGVTASPLPGPSGNVEYFLWLCAGAPALDPADVDRAVAEGPR is encoded by the coding sequence GTGGCAGGAGTCGCACGCCGCCGTCTCGACGCGGAGCTGGTCCGCCGGAAGCTCGCGCGCTCGCGTGAGCACGCCAGCCAGCTGATCGCCGCCGGGCGGGTCACCGTCGGCAAGACCGTCGCGACCAAACCCGCCACACAGGTGGAGACGGCGGCGGCGATCGTCGTCCAGGCCGACGACAGCGATCCTGAGTACGTCTCGCGGGGCGGGCACAAGCTCGCCGGCGCGCTGGAGGTGTTCGTGCCTCAGGGGCTCGCGGTGGAAGGGCGGCGGGCGCTGGACGCTGGCGCCTCCACCGGGGGTTTCACCGATGTGCTGCTGCGGTCGGGAGCCGCCCATGTCGTCGCCGTCGACGTCGGATACGGACAACTCGCCTGGAGTCTCCAAAGCGATGAACGCGTCACCGTCAAGGACCGTACGAACGTACGCGAGTTGACGCTCGAAGCGATCGATGGGGAACCAGTGGATCTTGTCGTGGGGGATCTGTCGTTCATCCCGCTCGGACTGGTGCTGCCCGCCCTGGTGCGGTGCGTGAAGCCGGACGCCGATCTGGTGATGATGGTCAAGCCGCAGTTCGAGGTGGGGAAGGAACGGCTGGGCAGTGGGGGAGTCGTACGGAGTCCGCAACTGCGGGCGGAGGCCGTGCGCGGTGTTGCCGAGAAGGCGTGGGAACTCGGGCTCGGAGTGAAGGGGGTCACGGCGAGTCCGTTGCCCGGACCCTCCGGGAATGTCGAGTACTTTCTGTGGCTGTGCGCCGGGGCGCCCGCCCTGGACCCGGCCGACGTTGACCGTGCAGTGGCGGAGGGGCCGCGTTGA
- a CDS encoding PucR family transcriptional regulator produces MDSATNSGFDTHGAGITVRRALELPGLRSGLPEILAGADRLERTVRWVHAGEVPNIASLLKGGELMLTTGYGLGNRPADQRAFVRTLAERGIAALVIELGTRFTRLPSALVDTARTAGLPLVQLHRQVAFVTVTEEIHTEIVNGHYALLQRAEEVHRRCTEALLGGGGVPQVLGILADFSGNPVFLEATDGRLLYAAGAGPEGADPLQVWEGLRGPHKDAPPPAGSVLVDVPGGGQGAGSVRARLALLPVRGPLAPVHRIAAERAAGILAVVLMQARQEEELAARGRGDFLTDLAEGRIAAEDAPAQARVLGFKPGDSPLLPVVMRLGDAPAPDGGWAVLARAVGEELASVGVPVLLGVRPVEGRVPLLVGLRAEAEREAVADRVAAALRAGVERAGVQRPGARPPVVVVGVAGGWAAASAGLRHAAETATAAQGLSDRPWYDARRLDIDLLLWRLRDHPDLAAFVDRAIGPVRDHDDRSRPPLLPTLETYLAHAGRKAETARELHLNRQTLYNRLARIGELLGTDLDDPQTVLALSLALRARRHVT; encoded by the coding sequence ATGGACAGCGCTACGAACAGCGGATTCGACACCCACGGCGCCGGGATCACGGTACGGCGGGCGCTGGAGCTGCCCGGTCTGCGCAGCGGGCTGCCCGAGATACTCGCGGGTGCCGACCGGCTGGAGCGGACCGTGCGCTGGGTGCACGCGGGTGAGGTGCCCAACATCGCCTCCCTGCTCAAGGGCGGGGAGCTGATGCTGACCACGGGCTACGGCCTCGGCAACCGCCCCGCCGACCAGCGCGCGTTCGTGCGCACCCTGGCCGAGCGCGGTATCGCGGCCCTGGTCATCGAGCTCGGCACGCGCTTCACCCGGCTGCCCTCGGCCCTGGTCGACACGGCGCGCACGGCCGGTCTCCCGCTCGTCCAGCTACATCGCCAGGTCGCCTTCGTGACGGTCACCGAGGAGATCCACACCGAGATCGTCAACGGCCACTACGCGCTGCTGCAACGGGCGGAGGAGGTGCACCGCCGCTGCACCGAGGCCCTGCTCGGCGGCGGCGGAGTGCCCCAAGTGCTGGGCATCCTGGCGGACTTCAGCGGCAACCCGGTCTTCCTGGAGGCGACCGACGGCCGGCTCCTGTACGCCGCCGGGGCCGGCCCCGAGGGCGCGGACCCGTTGCAGGTGTGGGAGGGGCTGCGGGGGCCGCACAAGGACGCGCCGCCGCCCGCGGGCTCGGTGCTGGTGGATGTGCCGGGCGGCGGCCAGGGAGCGGGGTCGGTCCGGGCCCGGCTCGCCCTGCTGCCCGTGCGGGGTCCGCTCGCGCCCGTGCACCGGATCGCCGCCGAACGGGCCGCCGGCATCCTCGCCGTGGTGCTGATGCAGGCGCGCCAGGAGGAGGAGCTGGCGGCACGCGGCCGCGGCGACTTCCTGACCGACCTCGCGGAAGGCCGTATCGCCGCCGAGGACGCCCCCGCGCAGGCGCGCGTCCTGGGCTTCAAGCCGGGTGACAGCCCGCTGCTGCCGGTCGTGATGCGGCTCGGGGACGCGCCGGCCCCGGACGGGGGTTGGGCGGTGCTGGCGCGTGCCGTCGGCGAGGAGCTGGCCTCCGTGGGAGTTCCGGTCCTGCTGGGCGTGCGCCCTGTCGAGGGGCGCGTCCCGCTGCTGGTGGGCCTGCGGGCGGAGGCGGAGCGAGAGGCGGTCGCGGACCGGGTCGCGGCGGCGCTGCGGGCGGGCGTGGAGCGGGCCGGGGTCCAGCGGCCGGGGGCGCGGCCGCCGGTCGTGGTCGTCGGGGTCGCGGGCGGCTGGGCGGCGGCCTCGGCGGGCCTCAGGCACGCGGCCGAGACGGCGACGGCGGCGCAGGGCCTGTCGGACCGCCCCTGGTACGACGCCCGCCGCCTGGACATCGACCTGCTGCTGTGGCGGCTGCGCGACCATCCCGACCTCGCGGCCTTCGTGGACCGCGCGATCGGCCCGGTGCGCGACCACGACGACCGGTCCCGGCCGCCCCTGCTGCCCACCCTGGAGACGTACTTGGCGCACGCGGGCCGCAAAGCGGAGACGGCCCGTGAGCTGCACCTCAACCGGCAGACGCTCTACAACCGCCTCGCCCGCATCGGCGAGTTGCTCGGCACCGACCTCGACGACCCGCAGACGGTGCTGGCGTTGAGCCTGGCACTGCGGGCACGCAGGCATGTCACCTAG
- a CDS encoding SCP2 sterol-binding domain-containing protein, with translation MATIEECRAALEKLSDSMQHAEGDVRTAAALDRSVSCHITDLDVTFAGRMAGGRIQVHDTLQGPPREKAQIRLSMTGDDLVALVDGELHFAKAWGSGRVKLHAGVRDLLLLRKLL, from the coding sequence ATGGCCACGATCGAGGAGTGCCGCGCCGCACTCGAAAAGCTCTCGGACAGCATGCAGCACGCCGAAGGGGACGTCCGCACGGCCGCTGCCCTGGACCGCTCGGTGAGCTGCCACATCACCGACCTGGACGTCACGTTCGCCGGCCGCATGGCGGGCGGCCGGATCCAGGTCCACGACACCCTCCAGGGCCCGCCCCGCGAGAAGGCTCAGATCAGACTGAGCATGACCGGCGACGACCTGGTCGCCCTGGTCGACGGCGAGCTGCACTTCGCCAAGGCCTGGGGCTCGGGCCGGGTGAAGCTGCACGCGGGCGTGCGCGACCTGCTGCTGCTCAGGAAGCTTCTGTAG
- a CDS encoding FecCD family ABC transporter permease, which yields MRSAAKTPRAPRATRANRAVRTPGGLSVRLDVRALTVVVLLVLAALTASVVLIGTGDFPMGAGDVLKTLLGDGNAGQEFIVNELRLPRVLVGLLVGASLGLGGALFQALSRNPLGSPDILGLGQGATTGALVVIVLFSGNAGQVTVGALLGGLGTGLAIYLLAWKRGVHGYRLVLVGIGMSAIMTAVNGYLLTKADLVDAARAVVWMTGSLSGRDWAQVWPLLAVCAVLVPLVLGNARALRMMEMGDDVSYALGVRVERVRLLLMLAAVLLTAAATAAAGPVSFVALTAPQLARRLTRSPGPNLLPSLCMGAALLVTADWTSQRVFGADQMPVGVVTGVLGGVYLLWLLVTERKAGRI from the coding sequence GTGCGGAGCGCGGCGAAGACCCCCCGCGCACCCCGCGCCACCCGCGCCAACCGTGCCGTGCGCACGCCGGGCGGGCTCTCCGTCCGCCTGGACGTGCGGGCGCTGACCGTCGTCGTCCTGCTGGTGCTGGCCGCGCTCACCGCGAGCGTCGTACTGATCGGCACCGGCGACTTCCCGATGGGGGCCGGCGACGTACTGAAGACGCTGTTGGGGGACGGCAACGCCGGGCAGGAGTTCATCGTCAACGAACTGCGGCTGCCGCGGGTGCTGGTCGGGCTCCTGGTCGGGGCCTCGCTCGGCCTCGGCGGCGCGCTGTTCCAGGCGCTGTCCCGCAACCCGCTGGGCAGCCCGGACATCCTCGGTCTCGGACAGGGGGCCACGACCGGGGCGCTCGTGGTGATCGTGCTGTTCTCCGGGAACGCCGGACAGGTCACCGTCGGCGCGCTGCTCGGCGGACTCGGGACCGGTCTCGCCATCTATCTGCTCGCCTGGAAGCGGGGCGTGCACGGATATCGGCTGGTCCTGGTCGGTATCGGCATGTCCGCGATCATGACGGCGGTCAACGGCTATCTGCTGACCAAGGCCGATCTGGTCGACGCGGCCCGCGCGGTGGTGTGGATGACCGGCTCCCTCAGCGGCCGTGACTGGGCCCAGGTCTGGCCGCTGCTCGCAGTGTGCGCCGTCCTCGTACCGCTCGTCCTCGGCAATGCGCGAGCGCTGCGGATGATGGAGATGGGCGACGACGTCTCCTACGCCCTCGGAGTGCGTGTCGAACGCGTACGACTGCTGCTGATGCTGGCCGCCGTGCTGCTCACCGCGGCCGCCACCGCGGCCGCCGGCCCCGTCAGCTTCGTGGCGCTCACCGCCCCGCAGCTCGCCCGGCGCCTGACCCGCTCACCCGGGCCGAATCTGCTGCCCTCCCTGTGCATGGGCGCCGCCCTGCTGGTCACCGCCGACTGGACCTCCCAGCGGGTCTTCGGCGCCGACCAGATGCCCGTCGGCGTGGTCACGGGCGTGCTCGGCGGCGTGTACCTGCTCTGGCTGCTGGTCACCGAGCGCAAGGCGGGCCGGATATGA
- a CDS encoding FecCD family ABC transporter permease: MLVDSPPEQRAESESAPPTRRATRAVGLLVSVLILLVVVLASIAIGAKQLSVGEVWHGLFQSSGTYGDVVVDDRISRTVLGLLAGAALGLAGAVLQALTRNPLADPGLLGINAGASAAVVTAITFFGVTSLSGYVWFAFLGAAAVGAMVWFLGGSRGATPVRLALAGTAISAALYGYLQAVMISNDAALNRMRFWTVGSLTSATDATIRQVLPFLVVGMVLALALARPLNAMEMGDDTARALGANLNRTRVLSMLAATVLCGAATAACGPIVFVGLMVPHVVRSFTGPDLRWILPYAAVLSPVLLLGADVLGRLVARPSELQVGIVTAILGGPVFIFLVRRRRTAQL; the protein is encoded by the coding sequence GTGTTGGTCGACAGTCCTCCCGAACAGCGCGCGGAGTCCGAGTCCGCGCCCCCAACCCGACGGGCGACACGTGCCGTTGGGCTGCTCGTCTCTGTCCTGATTCTGCTGGTCGTCGTGTTGGCGAGCATCGCGATCGGGGCGAAACAGCTCTCGGTCGGCGAGGTCTGGCACGGGCTGTTCCAGAGTTCCGGGACCTACGGCGACGTCGTGGTCGACGACCGGATCTCGCGCACCGTCCTCGGCCTGCTCGCCGGCGCCGCCCTCGGTCTCGCCGGAGCCGTGCTCCAGGCGCTCACCCGCAATCCGCTCGCCGATCCCGGGCTGCTCGGCATCAACGCGGGCGCGTCCGCCGCGGTCGTCACCGCCATCACCTTCTTCGGCGTCACCAGCCTCAGCGGCTATGTCTGGTTCGCCTTCCTCGGCGCTGCCGCGGTCGGGGCGATGGTCTGGTTCCTCGGCGGCAGCCGCGGCGCCACTCCGGTCCGGCTCGCGCTGGCCGGTACGGCGATCAGCGCCGCGCTCTACGGCTATCTCCAGGCCGTGATGATCTCGAACGACGCGGCGCTGAACAGGATGCGCTTCTGGACGGTCGGCTCGCTGACCTCGGCGACGGACGCGACCATCAGGCAGGTGCTGCCGTTCCTGGTCGTCGGCATGGTCCTCGCCCTCGCCCTCGCCCGGCCGCTGAACGCCATGGAGATGGGCGACGACACCGCCAGGGCCCTCGGCGCCAACCTCAACCGCACCCGGGTGCTGTCGATGCTCGCCGCCACCGTGCTGTGCGGCGCCGCGACCGCCGCGTGCGGGCCGATCGTGTTCGTCGGCCTGATGGTGCCGCACGTCGTGCGCTCCTTCACCGGCCCCGACCTGCGCTGGATCCTGCCGTACGCGGCCGTTCTGTCGCCCGTGCTGCTGCTCGGCGCCGATGTGCTGGGCCGGCTCGTGGCCCGGCCCTCCGAGCTCCAGGTCGGCATCGTCACCGCGATCCTCGGCGGACCGGTCTTCATCTTTCTCGTACGACGGCGGAGGACGGCCCAGCTGTGA
- a CDS encoding ABC transporter ATP-binding protein, protein MSAGSTDKNSSGPNHRRSTVNRLSADTVTLAYDQRVIAEQLSVEIPDNSFTVIVGPNACGKSTLLRALSRMLKPSQGRVLLDGQVIQSMPAKKVARTLGLLPQSSIAPDGITVADLVGRGRYPHQGILRQWSTEDERVVQESMEQTGVAELADRYVDELSGGQRQRVWIAMALAQQTPLLLLDEPTTYLDIQHQIDVLDLCAQLHEEQGRTLVAVLHDLNHAARYATHLIALRGGAVIAEGAPNDIVTAELVEEVFGLRCQVIDDPETGTPLVVPAARKARGEAEKVAATEAS, encoded by the coding sequence ATGAGCGCCGGCAGCACCGACAAGAACAGCAGTGGGCCGAACCACCGAAGGAGCACCGTGAACCGCCTGTCCGCCGACACCGTCACCCTCGCCTACGACCAGCGGGTCATCGCCGAGCAGTTGTCGGTGGAGATACCCGACAACTCCTTCACCGTGATCGTCGGCCCCAACGCGTGCGGCAAGTCCACGCTGCTGCGGGCGCTGTCCCGGATGCTCAAGCCCAGCCAGGGCCGGGTCCTGCTGGACGGGCAGGTCATCCAGTCGATGCCGGCGAAGAAGGTCGCGCGCACGCTGGGGCTGCTGCCGCAGTCGTCGATCGCGCCGGACGGGATCACCGTCGCCGACCTGGTGGGCCGCGGCCGGTATCCGCACCAGGGGATCCTGCGCCAGTGGTCGACCGAGGACGAGCGGGTCGTCCAGGAGTCGATGGAGCAGACCGGGGTCGCCGAACTCGCGGATCGCTATGTCGACGAACTGTCCGGCGGTCAGCGCCAGCGCGTGTGGATCGCGATGGCGCTCGCCCAGCAGACGCCGCTGCTGCTGCTCGACGAGCCGACGACCTACCTCGACATCCAGCACCAGATCGACGTCCTCGACCTGTGCGCCCAGTTGCACGAGGAGCAGGGGCGCACGCTGGTCGCCGTGCTGCACGACCTCAACCACGCCGCCCGCTACGCCACCCACCTCATCGCCCTGCGCGGCGGGGCGGTCATCGCCGAGGGCGCGCCCAACGACATCGTCACGGCCGAGCTGGTCGAGGAGGTCTTCGGGCTGCGGTGCCAGGTCATCGACGACCCGGAGACGGGGACGCCGCTGGTGGTGCCGGCCGCGCGCAAGGCGCGCGGAGAGGCCGAGAAGGTGGCGGCTACAGAAGCTTCCTGA
- a CDS encoding LLM class F420-dependent oxidoreductase, whose translation MDYSVVAVAREDDSAVEEPLRVAVVADRLGYREVWAGEGPTWDSFVLATAIGRATERVALTAGPVAVSVREPFGIARGAASVAAVTGRPVGVALGTSSKRVVEGVHGVPRVRPAAAMEVSAAAVRGFLHGEPGEPVVPGSSFRRRLEPPGGPLTVAAFGDRAIATAAAHADRMLLDLVSPEQVRMLRAKLDAAVERAGRSSPPTLAAWLPAAVDPGPASLTQVLGSIAGYLTVPGYSDMFEAAGFGEAVELARTGADAATLARALPAEAAGMVGLVGDRDAVRARAEEYAAAGLDEIALVPATAGDPGGERTLTALRPA comes from the coding sequence ATGGACTACAGCGTGGTTGCGGTGGCACGGGAGGACGACAGCGCGGTGGAGGAGCCGTTGCGGGTGGCGGTGGTCGCCGACCGGCTCGGATATCGCGAGGTGTGGGCGGGGGAGGGGCCGACGTGGGACTCCTTCGTGCTCGCCACGGCGATCGGGCGGGCCACCGAGCGGGTCGCGCTGACGGCCGGCCCGGTGGCGGTGTCGGTGCGCGAGCCGTTCGGGATCGCGCGGGGTGCCGCGTCGGTCGCGGCCGTCACCGGGCGGCCGGTCGGGGTGGCGCTGGGGACGTCCAGCAAGCGGGTGGTGGAGGGCGTGCACGGGGTGCCGCGGGTGCGGCCCGCGGCGGCGATGGAGGTCTCGGCGGCGGCCGTACGCGGCTTCCTGCACGGCGAGCCCGGCGAACCGGTGGTCCCCGGCAGCAGCTTCCGGCGCCGTCTGGAGCCGCCCGGCGGTCCGCTCACCGTGGCGGCGTTCGGGGACCGCGCCATCGCCACGGCGGCCGCGCACGCCGACCGGATGCTGCTCGACCTCGTCTCGCCGGAACAGGTGCGCATGCTGCGGGCCAAGCTCGACGCGGCCGTCGAGCGCGCCGGCCGTTCGTCGCCGCCGACCCTGGCGGCCTGGCTGCCCGCCGCCGTCGATCCCGGCCCCGCCTCCCTCACACAGGTCCTGGGGAGCATCGCCGGGTATCTCACGGTGCCCGGCTACAGCGACATGTTCGAGGCGGCCGGGTTCGGGGAGGCGGTCGAGCTGGCCCGCACCGGAGCCGACGCCGCGACGTTGGCCCGGGCGCTGCCCGCCGAGGCGGCCGGCATGGTCGGGCTGGTGGGTGACCGGGACGCGGTACGCGCGCGTGCCGAGGAGTACGCCGCGGCCGGGCTCGACGAGATCGCCCTCGTCCCGGCGACGGCGGGCGACCCGGGCGGGGAGCGGACGCTGACCGCGCTCAGGCCGGCCTGA
- the recN gene encoding DNA repair protein RecN: MRIRSLGVIDDAVVELSPGFTAVTGETGAGKTMVVTSLGLLLGGRADAALVRIGAEKAVVEGRISVPQGTSAVVRAEEAGAELDDGALLISRTVSAEGRSRAHLGGRSVPVGMLAELADELVAVHGQTDQQGLLKLSRQRQALDRYAGDAVAVPLAKYGEAYRRLRAVSVELDEIVTRARERAQEADMLRFGLDEIAGVEPRAGEDVELAEEAERLGHAEALSSAATAAHAALAGNPEDPEGIDAATLVAGAQRALDAVRSHDPALAALGDRIGEIGILLGDVAGELAGYADDLDADPLRLAAVEERRAALNGLTRKYGENIAAVLAWAEEGGTRLTELDSDDDRIGELTAERDALRTELGGLAQALTDARTEAAERFAAAVTAELASLAMPHARVSFAIRQTEDPDGVEVGGRPVAYGPSGVDEVELLLAPHPGAPPRPIAKGASGGELSRVMLAVEVVFAGTDPVPTYLFDEVDAGVGGKAAVEIGRRLARLAKSAQVVVVTHLPQVAAFADRQLLVEKTNDGSVTRSGVKVLEGEERVRELSRMLAGQEDSETARAHAEELLETARADV, translated from the coding sequence ATGCGGATACGGTCGCTCGGAGTCATCGACGACGCGGTCGTCGAGCTGTCGCCCGGATTCACCGCGGTCACGGGTGAGACGGGCGCGGGCAAGACCATGGTGGTCACCAGCCTGGGGCTGTTGCTCGGCGGGCGCGCGGACGCCGCGCTCGTGCGGATCGGGGCCGAGAAGGCGGTCGTGGAGGGGCGGATCAGCGTCCCCCAGGGCACCTCGGCCGTCGTGCGCGCCGAGGAGGCCGGGGCCGAGCTCGACGACGGGGCGCTGCTGATCAGCCGTACCGTTTCCGCCGAAGGGCGGTCCCGGGCGCACCTCGGCGGGCGCAGCGTGCCCGTGGGGATGCTGGCCGAGCTCGCCGACGAACTGGTGGCCGTGCACGGGCAGACCGATCAGCAGGGCCTGCTGAAGCTGTCCCGGCAGCGGCAGGCGCTCGACCGGTACGCCGGGGACGCCGTCGCCGTGCCGCTCGCCAAGTACGGCGAGGCGTACCGGCGGTTGCGGGCGGTGTCGGTCGAGCTCGACGAGATCGTCACGCGTGCGCGTGAGCGGGCCCAGGAAGCCGACATGCTGCGGTTCGGACTCGACGAGATCGCCGGAGTCGAGCCGCGTGCCGGGGAGGACGTGGAACTCGCGGAGGAGGCCGAGCGGCTCGGGCACGCGGAGGCCCTGTCGTCCGCCGCCACGGCCGCCCACGCCGCCCTCGCCGGCAACCCGGAGGACCCCGAGGGCATCGACGCGGCCACGCTCGTCGCCGGTGCGCAGCGGGCGCTGGACGCCGTACGGTCGCACGACCCGGCGCTGGCCGCGCTCGGCGACCGGATCGGGGAGATCGGGATCCTGCTCGGCGATGTCGCCGGGGAGTTGGCGGGCTACGCCGACGACCTGGACGCCGATCCCCTGCGGCTCGCGGCCGTCGAGGAGCGGCGGGCCGCGCTGAACGGGCTCACACGCAAGTACGGCGAGAACATCGCCGCCGTGCTCGCCTGGGCCGAGGAGGGCGGCACCCGGCTGACCGAGCTGGACAGCGACGACGACCGGATCGGGGAGCTGACCGCCGAGCGGGACGCGCTGCGGACCGAGCTGGGCGGGCTTGCGCAGGCGCTGACCGATGCGCGCACCGAGGCCGCCGAGCGGTTCGCGGCGGCCGTGACCGCGGAGCTGGCGTCCCTGGCGATGCCGCACGCGCGCGTGTCCTTCGCCATCCGGCAGACCGAGGACCCGGACGGTGTGGAGGTCGGCGGTCGCCCCGTCGCCTACGGGCCGTCGGGCGTGGACGAGGTCGAGCTGCTGCTCGCCCCGCACCCGGGGGCGCCGCCCCGGCCGATCGCCAAGGGCGCGTCCGGCGGTGAGCTCTCGCGCGTGATGCTCGCCGTCGAGGTTGTGTTCGCCGGGACCGATCCCGTGCCGACGTATCTCTTCGACGAGGTCGACGCAGGCGTCGGCGGCAAGGCGGCCGTGGAGATCGGCCGGCGGCTCGCCCGGCTGGCCAAGTCCGCGCAGGTGGTCGTGGTGACCCACCTGCCGCAGGTGGCCGCCTTCGCCGACCGGCAGTTGCTCGTCGAGAAGACCAACGACGGGTCGGTCACCCGGTCCGGAGTGAAGGTCCTGGAGGGCGAGGAGCGGGTCCGGGAGCTTTCTCGGATGCTGGCGGGGCAGGAGGACTCCGAGACCGCCCGGGCGCATGCGGAGGAACTGCTGGAGACGGCTCGGGCGGACGTGTAG